A single genomic interval of Amblyraja radiata isolate CabotCenter1 chromosome 3, sAmbRad1.1.pri, whole genome shotgun sequence harbors:
- the saxo1 gene encoding stabilizer of axonemal microtubules 1: MKEYVPWCNDFLCNAFDLSLNIVFLNRRHRCPHLPSTIYEKINKPCLISEYVEKFAPYGIVEPRESYRPREDYQRHPGKMPSMTTFRADFVPHDVPPRPSMVTEEARHPLGVMNLDTTYRRNFNLHPLQPVASTQPADQKHLPRAKMLTIPTYKDHYKQWELSKRETMKPEHTFKAPAIKFGNPTTFEDDYSYKIPVPNQSFRPPNAARLLDMPFDDKTNYRQEYVLYKQEPPKRREPEQYKPNDMLFDGLTVHRRDFKGQPGELTKPFRPSYTKLNSNQQFYDLTESRDKYRGWTIDQPQVHKALEPMVPEGKMHLSTTTQTDFVGHKILPYAPIRPILAMSGHNIPFEGQSTMKADFKYWDSTREPLIKPRQELEKAVGRMDDMTTFRAHYVPHQINLMHSYKPRNSYIPSAIALDNETTYQTSYTSKSVDVCPASFTVPPGYEYVETDALGHKLYQPVNDGENVNPTLISKIPSPQRTVNDLKASFPNDAIIAA, encoded by the exons ATGAAGGAATATGTTCCATGGTGTAATGACTTTCTCTGCAATGCTTTTGACTTGAGCTTGAACATTGTTTTTCTCAACAGGCGTCATCGCTGTCCACACCTTCCTTCTACAATCTATGAAAAGATTAATAAACCATGCTTAATTTCTGAGTATGTGGAGAAATTTGCTCCATATGGAATTGTTGAGCCAAGAGAATCCTACAGACCACGAGAAGATTATCAGCGTCACCCAGGCAAGATGCCATCCATGACCACATTCAG GGCAGATTTTGTTCCTCATGATGTACCACCTAGACCCAGCATGGTAACTGAAGAGGCCAGGCATCCCCTTGGAGTTATGAACTTGGACACCACTTACAGACGGAATTTTaaccttcacccactccagccagTGGCCTCAACCCAGCCAGCAGACCAGAAGCACCTCCCCAGAGCAAAGATGCTGACAATTCCTACGTACAAAG ATCATTACAAACAATGGGAACTTTCAAAAAGAGAAACAATGAAACCAGAACATACTTTCAAAGCACCAGCCATTAAATTTGGAAATCCAACCACTTTTGAGGATGACTATTCATACAAGATTCCAGTTCCCAACCAGAGTTTTAGACCTCCAAATGCAGCAAGGCTATTAGATATGCCCTTCGATGACAAGACCAATTATCGCCAGGAATATGTACTTTACAAACAGGAGCCCCCTAAAAGACGCGAACCAGAACAATACAAGCCAAATGATATGCTTTTTGATGGTCTTACTGTGCACAGGAGAGATTTCAAGGGTCAGCCTGGAGAGCTCACAAAGCCGTTTCGGCCATCTTATACCAAACTCAACTCCAATCAGCAGTTCTACGACTTAACTGAATCCCGTGACAAGTACAGAGGCTGGACTATAGATCAACCTCAGGTTCACAAAGCTCTGGAGCCCATGGTTCCAGAGGGGAAAATGCATCTCAGCACAACCACTCAAACTGACTTTGTTGGGCATAAAATCCTACCTTATGCTCCTATCCGCCCCATACTTGCGATGAGTGGGCACAATATTCCCTTTGAAGGGCAGTCGACCATGAAGGCAGACTTCAAGTACTGGGACTCTACACGGGAACCTCTCATCAAGCCGCGTCAGGAACTGGAGAAAGCTGTTGGCCGTATGGATGATATGACAACATTCAGGGCTCATTATGTACCACACCAGATTAACCTCATGCACTCCTACAAGCCCCGCAATTCTTACATTCCCAGCGCAATAGCATTAGATAACGAAACCACGTATCAAACCAGTTACACGTCGAAGAGTGTGGATGTGTGTCCTGCCTCGTTCACCGTACCCCCTGGCTATGAATATGTGGAAACCGATGCCCTTGGTCATAAGCTATATCAACCAGTAAATGACGGGGAGAATGTTAACCCCACACTGATTTCAAAAATACCAAGCCCTCAAAGGACTGTCAATGATTTGAAAGCAAGTTTCCCAAATGATGCAATCATTGCAGCTTAA